The genomic segment CAATTTCGTCTCTTTGAACTGGATTTCCTTTTTCGTCTACAGAAACTACTGAAAAAGTTTGATTTTCATCCGTAAAAAACGAACCATATCTATTTCCCTCAGGAGATTTTAAACCCACAAACGAAGAAAAAGGTGCATATTTTTTTGAGAAAGTATCTATAGAAAAATCACCACCATTTTCAAAAGCTCTTACCAAAAACTGAACATTTAACATTCCTGGTGCATTTTTACCTACTTTTAATTTACTGTTTATTTTTGCAAATCCGTTTTCGTCTAATTTTCCTTCAAACACATTCATTTCTTCAGAAGAAAAATTTTTGGAAGGGTCTGAAAAAACATAATTTTTATAGTTTTTAAAACTAAAATTCGTAGAACTTATTTTCGCTTTCACTGCTGCTTTTAAGTTTTTTGCAGGTGTTCCATGCAACCATTTTACATCTAATGTTCCATTAATTGGTTTTTTGCTTGTTAGAATTTCTTCATCGAAATCTATTTTAATTTTTAAGCGGTTTGGTTTTACGGTTTCAACTTTTAAAGTCTTGTAAAACTTTGCGCCACCCACAGAGATTTTTGCAGAATAATTACCCGTTTTTGCTTCTGGAGAAGTGGTAACTTTAAATTTGTAGAAATTATTTATGTTTTCTGAGGTTACTTTTCTGTACATTAATTTTCCACTTGGGTCTGTAACTTCTAATTTTATTGGGTGGTTTTTTGGTAACTTATTAGCAGCATCATTCAGCAAAAAAGTTAAGTGAATAGAATCTCCAGGTCGCCAAACACCACGTTCGCCATAAATGTATCCTTTTAAGCCTTTTTGCGTTTTTGTTCCTGCAACATTAAATTTGCTTAAAGACAAAGAGTTTCCGTCAAACAGTTTTATATACCCGAAATTATTTCCTTTAGAAACTACTGCAAAAGAGGCGTTTTTAGGTGATGCTACATTTACAAGTCCATCTGAGTCTGTTCTCGTAGATAAAATTTCTTGTTGCTGAAAATTGAATAATGTAACCTTCGCACCCACAATTGGTTTGGTGGTTAAAATGTTTGTAATTGCAAAAAAGTAGTTGTTATTGGTGCCTTTTTTGGCAATAATTCCCAAATTAGAAGCCAATAAATTTTGAGCGATAATTCTATCTTCATTATAATAAGCATCGCTGCAAGGATTGTCTCTTTCTCGCCAGTTATAACTGTAATTTTTGTAGTTGTATAGTTTATTGTCCCAATACAATTCTTCTCTTGCTTCTTCGTCTTCAATATTATTTAAATTGCTGAAATCTTTGGCTATTTCATCAGTATTAATTGAAGAATTTGCATTTTCTGAACAAGCGTAAAAAGCCTGATTCTTATTGAAACTCAACTCTACTCTATAAATTGCACCAGGTTCAGTTTCTATTAGTTTTGATAAATCTACACTGTATGCTTTCCATTTTTGTGTGTTATTTTGCTTCTTATCAATTAAAGTGATGGTTTTTTTCGCAACTCTTCTTCCTACTCTTCTAATTCTATACGAATTGTTGCTGTTTAAGTTATTTTCTTGTAAAAATTGCAACACATTATCTTCGAAAATTTTAATTACTCGAACATCTACTTGTCTTACATTTATGGCTTCAAAATTGAATTTTAAATTGTTAGAGTTTGGTAGAATTGTTCCATTACTAATGGTTCTTATTTGTGGTTTTTTCTGCTCGAAAGTAACGGTTTCTTTGTGTGCTTTTTTTAATTGATAATTGTTTGAATTTCTAATTCCTTGAAACACATTTACCAAAACACTTCCTGTAAATTTATTGTTCGAAAATACTTTTAATTCGTTTCCATTAACAATAAAGCTTGGTTTTTTTTCATTTTCAATGGTTACCAAACCATCAAAATTTTGTTGTTTTTTTAATGCATCAGAAAAATTAATAGAAATATACTGTTCTGTTTTATTTACAATATTTATACTCGCAACTGTAAAGTTATTTTTACCTGCAATTAGTATAGAATTTTCTCCTTTGTTATCTGCATTTATCGCTTTTCCATTCCAACTTACCTCTAATTTAGAATCCTCTACAAAACGATTGATGCTATCAATTTTAAACTCAAAAAACTTTCCATTTTGTATGGTTTCATTCCATACAATATTTTTTGAAACTCCTTTTTGTGAAGCTTTTATCAACTTTTTTGCGTTTTCTAAAGAAATAATATCTGCAGATTTTACAACACCTTCTAAATATTGAAATTCTTTAGAGTACGACTGTAAATTATTGGTTTGAATGCTAAAATTTGGGGCTAATGTTTTAAATTGAAATGTATATTCTTCAAATTTTTCTGGTGTGTTTTTATAAATTTCACTCAATTTTAAAGTAACAGTATATGCTGTATCTGCTTGTAAATTTTCATCAGGAATAAAAACAAAAGCATGTTTATTTACCGTTTTAATTTTTCCATTTACAAATGGTTTTATGGATAGAATTTCTGTGGAAATTTCTTGGTTAGCTTCCCAACCTACTTCTTTTGCAAGATTAATATTTATTTTTTCTGTAACAGAAACCACACCAGAAGTTGTATAACTAATGTATTCTTTAAACTTGAAGATATTATCGGTTTTAATTTCTTCTTTTTTACAAGAGAAAATTGATAGAAAAATAACAAAGGTTAAAAGTAGATTTTTTGATTTCATAATTGTTGTATTTATAAGCACAACTCAAAAATAGTATATTATTTACCTTAAAAATTAATAAATTAGAATTCGTAAGCTTTTAATTAGATTTGGAGGAAAAATTTAGATAATTTTCTCAAATAATTATATGTCTTATTAAAATTTAACATCAATAAACTTAATTAAAGTGAATAGCTACGTATTTTTATGGTGTTAAAAAATCAGAAAAAACATTCTGAATCTTATAAAATTAATACTATTTAAATTCTTGAAAAAAGACGCGACATATTTCTATTTTTTGATAATATATTTTTTGTTTATAGCTAATAATAATTGTTTTGCACAAAAAGAAAGTTTACACGAATCACTTAAAAAAGACAGTGTTTACAAAGCTAAAATTAAGAAAAAAGAAAAAATCGTTCCAGTATATTCTGGTAATGATGGACCTTACATAATTAACGATACTTTATTTCAGGTAGACTCGCAAAATAGATTGGTTATTATCCCCAAATTTAATAAAGACTCTATAATTGTTCGTGTTGATAATAAAGACAACGATGAATTTTCTATTTCTTTAGAAAGGAAGTATAGAATTCCAAAAACCAACTACAGCTTACCGAAAAAAATGATAGTAATATCTGATATTGAAGGAAATTACGATGCTTTTTCTGGTTTTTTATATGCCAATAAAGTAATCGACGACAACCATAATTGGATGTTTGGTGATGGACATTTAGTTTTAGTTGGAGATTTTTTTGATAGAGGTAAAAATGTAACTCAGGTTTTGTGGTTGATTTACAAATTAGAGCAACAAGCAAAAAAGCAAAAAGGAATGGTACATTTTATCTTAGGAAACCACGAGATTATGAATTTTAATGGCGATTATAGATATAATCGTAAAAAATACATAAAAGCTGCCCAAGAAATAAGTAAGATTCAAAACAAAAAAGAAGCTTTAAAATATCTGTATTCAGTAAATTCTGAATTAGGAAAATGGTTAAAAACAAAAAATATAATCGAAAAAATAGGCAATTATATTTTTGTACATGCTGGTTTACATCCTACTATTTTAAATTATAAGTTAAGTTTAAGAAAGATAAATAATATTGCACGTTCAGAATTTCGAAGTAAGAAAAAATCGAAAAATAGCACTACTAAGTTTCTCTTTGGCTCCAAAGGTCCTTTTTGGTACAGAGGTCTCTTTTTTAAAACAAGAAATTACAAGAAAATTACGCTTACGGAATTGGATACTATTTTAAATTATTACAATGCAAAAAAAATAGTTATTGGACATACGCACGTTAAAAAACTATCTACAGATTTTAACGGAAAGGTAATTAGAACCGACGTAATTCACGGGAAAGAAAAATTCTCCAGTAAAACCCAAGGTTTGCTAGTTGAAAATAATAAAGAATTTATTATTAACGCCAACTTTACAAAGAAACCTTTAAAATAGTTCTATAATTTATTAAAGTGGTTATCTAAGTAATTTAATCTTTCTGTTAACCATTTTTCAAAATATTTATAATGATTCTCGTTTGTAGTTTCATTTAATTTATTTGTCCAAACTAAATGTTCTCGTTCGTAAATTTTTTCTTCTGTAAAGCTGTTATAAATTTCATTAATTTTAGAAAATAAAGCCTCGTTACTAAATTCTTTCAACCTTAATTCTGTCCACCTTTTTTTTACTTTCTCTTTGTAACCATTAAGATTTGTTTCTAACAACCTTTTTAAAAGTCCGTTTTGAAGCACTCCCTCTGTTTCTAATTTAGTTGCCCCATCTACCACAACTCCAAAAGAACCATCTAAATCCCAAGGAATAAAAAAGTAGGGTTCGTTTTTGTCGTATTTTCCTAAATAATAATTTTTACCTAAATTATCTGTAGTTTTTAATAAATTAACGAATAAATAGTAATCTATCGCATTCGAAATTTGAAACTTACTCTCTATATTTTTAATAAAATCTTCCTCTGAACCCTGCACAACTAATTTTGAAAATTCAACTAAATTTTTCCAACTAAATTCATTTATATCAGACGGATAACGTGTTACCCAACCATTCCAAAAAATTGTTTGATTGTCATAATTTTCAGGAGATTTTGTAAAATCTGGACCACCTTTGTAAGAATTGGCTTTAAATAATTCGCCTCTAATTTCAGTTTTATCTTTCTTTTTTAATTTTAGCTGCTTTCTATCTACAGATTCCGAAAGCTGGTAAATACCATAATATGTATTATTTTTAAAAACCTCTACAAACTTTGCTCTAAATGTACTTTTTGCTTTAGGTTCCTTTTTTAAGTAATAAGGTTTATGGATTTTATGCCATAAATTCGTTGCAACATAAGAACGTAAACGTAAAGGTTCGTTAAAAAGACCATCTAGAATCCAATCGTCGTCAGATCGTAAACCTGCTAATTTTACATCTTTTTTTTCGCGAGTAATGCTATCCTTCCAAAATTCTAAATCGAACGATTTTTTAGGAAAAGACAACGATAAATTTCCACGATATCTTACACCTCCAGTACTTTCGATATAATTTTTATCATTAAAAAATGAAAAATTAAATGGTAATTTAAAAACATTTCCCATTTTAGAAGTATTTACTTTTAAATGAACCAATGGAAGTTTAGTAATATATAATTTATAATTATTTCCGTTAGAAACTGGAATGTTATTCGTATATGAAAAACTCTTAATTGTAGTTTCCTTTAAATTGAATTTCTTATTAAATCTTATAGCAGTCGCATTTTTATTTACAGATTTTAAAACCTCTAAATTAGCAACATGCCAAACAATAATTTTGTTTTTTGTATCCACTCCAAAACTTCCTTTTTTCGCAACTAATTCCTGAGCAAAAAAGCTGGTACCAAAACACATACTAAAAAGGAAAAAAAGTTTAAATAATTGTTTCATAAAATTGATTTTATTAGAGATATACTACTAATTTAGACTAAAAATTAAGTTTTTAGAAATATAAGACTTAATATTAAAACATGGCAAAGTTTAATAAACAAAAAAACGTTTCAATTTCTTGAAACGTTTTAGAGGTGTCTAGCGGATTCGAACCGCTGTACATGGTTTTGCAAACCATTGCCTAGCCACTCGGCCAAGACACCTTTTATAATTGGATTGCAAATTTACGTAAATTTACAAGTATTGCAAGTATTTTTTTTGAGTTATCGCTTTTTTGTAAGAATTATAACCACTTCTTCTACATTTCCGCCAATTGGTGGGTTTATTTTTGAGACTGAAACTGTTGCTTTTCGAATCATTCTAATTTCTCGGAAAAAACGATCTAAAATTCTTTGAGCAACTTGCTCTAATAATTCCGAACGAATTGCCATTTCTTCTTTTACAATACGGTTTAGATGCACATAATCTACAGTATCTGCTAAATTATCTGTTTTTGCAGATTTTTTTAAATCGGCTTTTATTGCAACATCTACTCTATACTCGCTTCCAATTTTTGCTTCTTCATCTAAACAGCCATGAAAAGCGTAGAGTTTTATGTTATTTACTTTTATGATTCCCATATTTTGTATTTAACCCCTAAAGGGTTTCAAACCCTTTAGGGGTTGATTTTACGATTCTATTTTCTCCCACATTTTATCCGTATTTAGCCGAAAAGAACCTACATACTCGAAACTACATTGTTCTGGTTCAATTATAGATAAAAATGGTTCGCCTTTTTTATTGTTGTATAAGTGATAATTCTCGCCAAAAATTGGCTCGAAACTAAATTTTGCATTGTAAATTAAATCATTATACTGAAACTTTTCCATTAAAGCTTCGTATTCTTTTTTAACTTCGTCGAATTTCGATTTTAATTGTTTATTAACTCGCTGAATCCCGTCGTTTTTCCAACTTGCCGTATTTAATGGTTTAATTACTGGCGAACTTGACGAAGTTCCATAGGGTTTTAAAGAAGCATCATATTGTTGTGTTTCTTCGTTAAAAACAACTAAATCTGGTTTTTTACTATCTTTTTTCATTATTTGCAAATTTACTTTAAAACAAGTTATTGTTTCTACTAAATAGCATTATTTACTTCAATCCAATAACCACTTGGATCTTGGAAATAAAATTGTTGAATTCCGTCTTTTCTTATATAATCTTTATTTGCTGTATTTTTCCAATCTGAATATTCTATTTTTAAATCTTTTAAATGTTGAATGAATGTATTTAGATTTGAGGTAGATAAAGCAAAATGAACTGCTTTATTTGTTTTTACTTCTAAATTTGGACGAGGAATTAGATGCAATTGCTTTCCTTCACCTAAAGAGAGCCATCTTGTTTTAGAGTTAGATGCTGTATTTTCAATTTCTTTAAGTTGTAAAACTTTTTGATAGAAAGTAACAGATTCATCAACGTTTTTTACTGAAAGTGCAATGTGGTCTAATAAAAAGGAATACATATGTATTTTTTAATATTGCAAAAATACAACAATAAATAAGTAGTAAAACTTCCTTTTAAAAAACTTAGCTAGCAAATATGCCTGCGTTAAGGATTGAGCAATTGTTTGAGCTCTTTTTTGTTTTTTTACAAAAAAAGCGAGTGCGAAAGCCTGACCTGAAAGGGAACGCCCAAATAATAAAACTCACTATTATTTTTAATTCGTAAAAAAGTCAAAAACGTTACTAATTGCACTTGTTTTGGTTTTGTAAAATTCTGTGTATGTACATTTTTCACAAGTTACGCTGGTGTATTTTTGATTTTGAACATCGAAAATTTTGGATAATGTGCCTCCTGTGGCTCTTAATTGTCCTAATTTATAGGTTTTGCAATTGCATTTGGGGCAGGTATAGTTTCTAATTTGGTTGCTCATAATTTGTAGTGTTTATTTATTAGTTGCTCGAAAAACGATTTTGTTACAAAACCAACAATGGCAATGCATTATTTTACGTAATTTTGTGTTCTAATTTTTTCAAATAAAACAATGTCTGAAGAGAAAAAATCGCTCAATTTTATAGAGCATATTATAGAGGAAGATTTGGCCAATGGAATGCCGAAAGAAAATTTACGTTTTCGTTTTCCGCCAGAACCAAATGGATATTTGCATATTGGTCATACAAAAGCAATTGGAATTAGTTTCGGGTTAGGGCAGAAATACGATGCGCCTGTAAATTTGCGTTTTGATGATACAAACCCAACAAAAGAGGAACAAGAATATGTAGATGCCATTAAGGAAGATATTTCTTGGTTGGGTTACAAATGGGAGAAAGAATGTTATTCTTCGGATTATTTTCAACAATTATATAACTGGGCAGTTTTATTGATAAAAGATGGTAAAGCCTATGTAGATTCGCAATCTTCAGAACAAATGCGTGAACAAAAAGGAACACCAACTCAAGTTGGAACGAATAGTCCTTTTCGCAATCGTTCTGTGGAAGAAAACTTGGAATTATTTCAAGGAATGAAAGATGGCAAATTTAAAGAAGGAGAACACGTTTTACGTGCCAAGATTGATATGGCTGATGATAATATGTTAATGCGTGACCCTTTAATGTATAGAATTATGTACAAATCGCACCACAGAACTGGTACAGATTGGTGTATTTACCCAATGTACGATTGGACGCATGGCGAAAGTGATTATTTAGAGCAAATTTCGCATTCTTTGTGTTCTTTAGAGTTTAAACCTCACAGAGAATTGTACAATTGGTTCAGAGACAATGTATATGAATATAGCAAAGATTCGTATCCAAATCCGCCAAAACAACGTGAATTTTCTCGTTTAAATTTGAGTTACACCATTATGAGTAAACGTAAATTGTTGACTTTAGTTGAAAACGGAATTGTTGCTGGTTGGGACGACCCAAGAATGCCAACAATTTCTGGTTTAAGAAGACGTGGTTACACGCCTGCATCCATTAGAAGTTTTATAGAAACAGTTGGAGTTTCTAAACGTGAAAACGTAATTGATGTGGCGCTTTTAGAATTTAAAATTCGTGAAGATTTAAACAAAACAGCCAAAAGAGTGATGGCAGTTTTAGATCCTGTAAAAGTGGTAATTACCAATTATCCTGAAGAAAAGGAAGAAATATTGGATGCCAATTATAATGATTATGCAGAAGGTTTTGGAAGCAGAGAAGTACCATTTTCGAGAGAAATTTATATAGAAAGAGAAGATTTTAGAGAGCAAGCAAATAAGAAATTTTTCCGTTTGAAATTAGGAAGCGAAGTGCGTTTAAAAAATGCATATTTTATTAAAGCTGAAAGTTGTACAAAAGATGCTGATGGAAATATTACTGAAATTCAGTGTACTTATGACCCATTAACAAAATCTGGAATGGATACTGAAGAAAGTAAACGTAAAGTAAAAGGTACTTTGCATTGGGTTTCTGCTAAACATGCTATTAATGCTGAAGTAAGAGCGTATGACAGATTGTTTTTAGATGAAGCACCAGATTCGCATAAAGACAAAGATTATATGGAGTTTATAAACCCTAATTCTTTAGAAATTATCAATGCTTTTGTGGAACCAAGTTTGCAAACTGCTAAAATTGGCGAGCGTTTTCAGTTTCAACGTTTGGGTTATTTTAATGTGGATAATGATGCTACATCTGATAAATTAGTTTTTAATAAAACTGTTGGATTGAGAGATTCTTGGAAATCCCCATTGTCCTAAAAAGGACATTTCCCCAAAGGGGAAAGTTGGATGGTTACTATTTAGTTAAGTCTCTGTTTTCAGTCTCAGTTGGAAGTTGGAAGTTGGAAGTTGGAAGTTGGAAGTTGGAAGTTTTTTAAAAATGTCAGTTCGAGCGCAGTCGAGAACTAATAAATGTATATAATTATGAAAAAAATCCTTTTTTTATCCCTATTTATGATTGCTTTTTCTTGTGGAAATAAGAAAGAAGTAACACAAGTTGCAGAGGTTTCATGTGGACAATGCAAATTCGGTTTAGATTCTGAAGATGGATGCAGTTTAGCGGTTCGTTTAGACGATAAAGCTTATTTTGTGGATGGTTTTAATATCGACGATTTTGGAGATGCTCACGATGAGAAAATCGGGTTTTGTAATGTAGTTCGAAAAGGAGAAATTACTGGAAAAGTTGTTGATGGAAGATTTGTTGCGAGTTCTTTAAAAATAGTAGAGTAAAGTTTTAATTCCTTTTAAATCTTATTAAAAAATAGATACATAAAAGAATGAATGGACTGTAAAGTTCGTTCATTTTTTTTTATTTTTATATAAAATAATTAACCTTACTTTTTTGAAAGCTTTTTTTACAAAATACAACCTGTTTAAAACACATTTTCCAATTCTTATCGTCGTTATTTTTACGACTTTTATATATTGGCCTGCTACTAATGGAAATTATATTGTTGGTTGGGATGATGATCAACAAATTTTAAACAATGCAGATGTTTTAAATTTTTCTTGGGAAAGTATTAAAAATTATTTTTCTACTTATTACGTTGCTTCCTATCAACCTTTAGCATCGCTAACTTTTGGGTTAGAATACTACTTTTTTGGAGCAAATGCAAAAGTGCATCATATTACCAACCTTATTTTTCATTTATTAAATATTATACTGGTTTATAACATTATAAACAGGTTATTTTTAAAGAAAAAAGTTATCGTTTGGTTAGTTACCTTGGTATTTGCTTTTCATCCTTTACAAACAGAACTTTTAGGTTGGGTTTCTACAAGAAGCACGCTGTTAGGAATGTTTTTTTACTTATCTGCAGTTCTTTCTTACATTTTATATATTAAATCCCACAGAAAAAGAAAGTATATTATTATCTGTAGCTTATTTTTTGTGTTATCATTATTTACAAAATCTTCTGCTGTAACCTTACCACTAGTTTTACTGCTTTTAGATTACTATTATAAAGATCGTTTAAACTTAAAAATGGTATTATACAAAATTCCGTTTTTTATAGGTTCTATAGCGATTGGTTTAGTAAGTTTAGACTCTAGAAGAGTATTAGATTCTTTAGATGATTTTAAAAGCTATTACACTTTTCTCGAAAAAATAAGTATATCTTCTTACACCATACTTAAATATGTTTGGAAAGGCATATTGCCAAACGATTTGGTTACTTTTTACCCATATCCTTTAAAGATAAAAGACGCAGAGAGTTTAGACCTAATTTATTTAATATCTCCAATTCTTTTAATTTTACTGGTAATATTAACAATTTATATTTACTTAAAATCATCAGATATATTTAAAAAACAATGGTTGTTAGGTTGTGGTATTTTTATAATTCATATTGGACTGTATCTTAATTTTACTCCTTTTGGACCTACGATGTGGGCAGAACGCTATATGTATATTCCTCTTATTGGTCTTTTTATTTGTATTGGATTACTTCTAACAGAATTTTTATCGAATAAATACTTTAAAAATATAATTTATCTAGGCCTTTTTTTAAGTTTAGGCGTGTACGCATACAAAAGCAGAACCCAAAGTTATATTTGGAAAGATCGAATTAGTCTTTGGAAAAATGCTATAAAAAATCCTAATAATACTTATCCTTTACAGGAATTAGGCAACGAATATCAGCAAAGAAAAGAGTATGTTAAAGCCATTTCTTACTATAATAATGCTATAAAGATAAACCCTTATTTACCAGAGGTTTATTATTACAGAGGTTTGGCAATTAAAGAAAAAGGAGATTTAAACTACGCAAAGATAGATTTTGAGCGTGTAATAAAAGCAAACGGAAGTAAAAAAGCGAAAGCTTTTTTTCAAAGAGGGCTTTTATTCGAAAAATTAAATCTTTTAGATAGTGCTTTGGTAGATTATGATAGTGCTATTGCCATAAATCCGAAAAGTGAAGCTCTACTGAGAAAACAACTATTAAGTCAAATAAATGACCCCTACAGTGCAGACATTCACAAACTAACTACTAAAGCAGATTCTCTTTTTTCTAAAGGAAATTTTGCAGAAGCCTTAAAAAAATACGATGCAATTTTAACTTTAGCACCAAATCTTGAAAAAGCAATGCTTCATAAAGGAATGATACTTATAAATTTATCTAAATTTACAGATGCTAATACTGTATTAACAGAAGTATTAAAAAATAATCCTTCTTTAGAAAAAGCACGATTGTCTAGAGCTTATAGTTTTACACAACTAAATTTAACAGCACAAGCCATAAAAGATTATAATTACGTTACAGACGTTTTAAACAACAAAAATGGAGAGGTTTTATACTATAAGGCGTTAGCATATTTAAAGGCAAATAATAGAGAAAAAGCCTGTGAAAATTTAAAACTCTCAAAGAAAAAAGGATATGCAGTTTCTAAAGAACTATTAGAAAAAACTTGCCAGTAAAAACTCTTTTTCTGTTGTTGTGCTTATAAGTAGAAACTTATAAAAACTTTTAAAATAGTGTACTTATTGAAGTAAAAAACCAACACTTTTTACTCTTAATAATCTATATGATATTTTTAAAAAACAAAAAAAAGAAGCAGTTTCAAAAGTAAATTTGGTTGTCATTTTTAGCGACGTCGAAAAACCTCATATTGGAATTCAATACATAAGATTTCTTCAATACAGTCAGAAATGACAAATTTTAATACTTTTGAAACAGCTTCTTTTAAATTACCACTATTCAATATTACTCTGCTTTTACCAAACGCTTAGTAATTATATTATTATCGCTTTTAATTTTAATTAAATATACACCTATTGGTAAATTAGAAATATCTAACATTCTATCTGATATATAATTGCGCTGTTTTTTAACTAGTTTTCCGTTAATGTCGTAAATAGTAACACTTGCCTTTTCAATACCTAAACTAATTTTTAGAGTATTTTTTGCAGGATTTGGATATAT from the Polaribacter cellanae genome contains:
- a CDS encoding metallophosphoesterase produces the protein MFIANNNCFAQKESLHESLKKDSVYKAKIKKKEKIVPVYSGNDGPYIINDTLFQVDSQNRLVIIPKFNKDSIIVRVDNKDNDEFSISLERKYRIPKTNYSLPKKMIVISDIEGNYDAFSGFLYANKVIDDNHNWMFGDGHLVLVGDFFDRGKNVTQVLWLIYKLEQQAKKQKGMVHFILGNHEIMNFNGDYRYNRKKYIKAAQEISKIQNKKEALKYLYSVNSELGKWLKTKNIIEKIGNYIFVHAGLHPTILNYKLSLRKINNIARSEFRSKKKSKNSTTKFLFGSKGPFWYRGLFFKTRNYKKITLTELDTILNYYNAKKIVIGHTHVKKLSTDFNGKVIRTDVIHGKEKFSSKTQGLLVENNKEFIINANFTKKPLK
- a CDS encoding CotH kinase family protein translates to MKQLFKLFFLFSMCFGTSFFAQELVAKKGSFGVDTKNKIIVWHVANLEVLKSVNKNATAIRFNKKFNLKETTIKSFSYTNNIPVSNGNNYKLYITKLPLVHLKVNTSKMGNVFKLPFNFSFFNDKNYIESTGGVRYRGNLSLSFPKKSFDLEFWKDSITREKKDVKLAGLRSDDDWILDGLFNEPLRLRSYVATNLWHKIHKPYYLKKEPKAKSTFRAKFVEVFKNNTYYGIYQLSESVDRKQLKLKKKDKTEIRGELFKANSYKGGPDFTKSPENYDNQTIFWNGWVTRYPSDINEFSWKNLVEFSKLVVQGSEEDFIKNIESKFQISNAIDYYLFVNLLKTTDNLGKNYYLGKYDKNEPYFFIPWDLDGSFGVVVDGATKLETEGVLQNGLLKRLLETNLNGYKEKVKKRWTELRLKEFSNEALFSKINEIYNSFTEEKIYEREHLVWTNKLNETTNENHYKYFEKWLTERLNYLDNHFNKL
- the folB gene encoding dihydroneopterin aldolase, yielding MGIIKVNNIKLYAFHGCLDEEAKIGSEYRVDVAIKADLKKSAKTDNLADTVDYVHLNRIVKEEMAIRSELLEQVAQRILDRFFREIRMIRKATVSVSKINPPIGGNVEEVVIILTKKR
- a CDS encoding DUF2452 domain-containing protein, whose translation is MKKDSKKPDLVVFNEETQQYDASLKPYGTSSSSPVIKPLNTASWKNDGIQRVNKQLKSKFDEVKKEYEALMEKFQYNDLIYNAKFSFEPIFGENYHLYNNKKGEPFLSIIEPEQCSFEYVGSFRLNTDKMWEKIES
- a CDS encoding VOC family protein; amino-acid sequence: MYSFLLDHIALSVKNVDESVTFYQKVLQLKEIENTASNSKTRWLSLGEGKQLHLIPRPNLEVKTNKAVHFALSTSNLNTFIQHLKDLKIEYSDWKNTANKDYIRKDGIQQFYFQDPSGYWIEVNNAI
- a CDS encoding zinc ribbon domain-containing protein; amino-acid sequence: MSNQIRNYTCPKCNCKTYKLGQLRATGGTLSKIFDVQNQKYTSVTCEKCTYTEFYKTKTSAISNVFDFFTN
- a CDS encoding glutamine--tRNA ligase/YqeY domain fusion protein encodes the protein MSEEKKSLNFIEHIIEEDLANGMPKENLRFRFPPEPNGYLHIGHTKAIGISFGLGQKYDAPVNLRFDDTNPTKEEQEYVDAIKEDISWLGYKWEKECYSSDYFQQLYNWAVLLIKDGKAYVDSQSSEQMREQKGTPTQVGTNSPFRNRSVEENLELFQGMKDGKFKEGEHVLRAKIDMADDNMLMRDPLMYRIMYKSHHRTGTDWCIYPMYDWTHGESDYLEQISHSLCSLEFKPHRELYNWFRDNVYEYSKDSYPNPPKQREFSRLNLSYTIMSKRKLLTLVENGIVAGWDDPRMPTISGLRRRGYTPASIRSFIETVGVSKRENVIDVALLEFKIREDLNKTAKRVMAVLDPVKVVITNYPEEKEEILDANYNDYAEGFGSREVPFSREIYIEREDFREQANKKFFRLKLGSEVRLKNAYFIKAESCTKDADGNITEIQCTYDPLTKSGMDTEESKRKVKGTLHWVSAKHAINAEVRAYDRLFLDEAPDSHKDKDYMEFINPNSLEIINAFVEPSLQTAKIGERFQFQRLGYFNVDNDATSDKLVFNKTVGLRDSWKSPLS
- a CDS encoding DUF6370 family protein, with protein sequence MKKILFLSLFMIAFSCGNKKEVTQVAEVSCGQCKFGLDSEDGCSLAVRLDDKAYFVDGFNIDDFGDAHDEKIGFCNVVRKGEITGKVVDGRFVASSLKIVE
- a CDS encoding tetratricopeptide repeat protein; translated protein: MKAFFTKYNLFKTHFPILIVVIFTTFIYWPATNGNYIVGWDDDQQILNNADVLNFSWESIKNYFSTYYVASYQPLASLTFGLEYYFFGANAKVHHITNLIFHLLNIILVYNIINRLFLKKKVIVWLVTLVFAFHPLQTELLGWVSTRSTLLGMFFYLSAVLSYILYIKSHRKRKYIIICSLFFVLSLFTKSSAVTLPLVLLLLDYYYKDRLNLKMVLYKIPFFIGSIAIGLVSLDSRRVLDSLDDFKSYYTFLEKISISSYTILKYVWKGILPNDLVTFYPYPLKIKDAESLDLIYLISPILLILLVILTIYIYLKSSDIFKKQWLLGCGIFIIHIGLYLNFTPFGPTMWAERYMYIPLIGLFICIGLLLTEFLSNKYFKNIIYLGLFLSLGVYAYKSRTQSYIWKDRISLWKNAIKNPNNTYPLQELGNEYQQRKEYVKAISYYNNAIKINPYLPEVYYYRGLAIKEKGDLNYAKIDFERVIKANGSKKAKAFFQRGLLFEKLNLLDSALVDYDSAIAINPKSEALLRKQLLSQINDPYSADIHKLTTKADSLFSKGNFAEALKKYDAILTLAPNLEKAMLHKGMILINLSKFTDANTVLTEVLKNNPSLEKARLSRAYSFTQLNLTAQAIKDYNYVTDVLNNKNGEVLYYKALAYLKANNREKACENLKLSKKKGYAVSKELLEKTCQ